In Procambarus clarkii isolate CNS0578487 chromosome 82, FALCON_Pclarkii_2.0, whole genome shotgun sequence, one genomic interval encodes:
- the Fkbp12 gene encoding peptidyl-prolyl cis-trans isomerase Fkbp12: protein MWAGAWRRGAADHCGASGRHGSVMGVDVHTISPGNGETFPKPGQQVVVHYTGTLMDGKKFDSSRDRGKPFKFRIGQGEVIRGWDEGVAQMSVGQKAKLVCSPDYAYGERGFPGVIPPNATLTFDVELLAVEA, encoded by the exons GTGGAGCTTCGGGCCGACACGGGAGCGTCATGGGTGTCGATGTTCATACTATTTCGCCGGGAAATG GTGAGACCTTCCCAAAGCCAGGACAGCAAGTAGTTGTGCATTACACAG GAACACTAATGGATGGCAAGAAGTTTGATTCTTCACGAGATCGTGGTAAaccttttaaattccgaattggtCAAGGTGAAGTAATTCGTGGCTGGGACGAAGGTGTTgctcag ATGTCTGTTGGTCAGAAAGCTAAGCTGGTGTGCAGTCCCGACTATGCCTATGGAGAAAGAGGTTTCCCTGGTGTGATTCCACCAAATGCCACACTAACATTTGATGTAGAGCTGCTAGCGGTGGAGGCATAA